In the Rickettsiales bacterium genome, CGTTGAAGGCTATGTTGAATCTGCCTCATCGGGCTTAATGGCAGGTCGTTTCGCCATCGCTGAATTGCTCGGACAAAACTTCACCTATCCGCCACAAGAAACAGCAATCGGTGCCTTGATGACTCACGTCACCACTGGTGCGGAATCAAAGACCTTCCAGCCGATGAATGTGAATTTTGGCCTACTGCCGCCCTTCCCAGAGCGCGTAAAGAAGAAAGAACGCAAAGAAGCCTACTGCACCCGCGGAATGGAAGCGTTCAAGAATTGGAAAGAATCAGAAAGTCAGGCCGCCGCTTGAGCGTGACGCGCTAGCGCTGCTACACCAGGAAGCTCTTTGCCTTCCATCCACTCTAGGAAAGCTCCCCCTGCTGTGGAGAGATAGGTAAAGGCATCGAACAAGCCACTATGCGCGAGCGCCGCCACCGTATCGCCTCCCCCTGCAACTGAGTGTAACTCACCCTTGGCTGTTTGAATTGAGGCTTCACGTGCGAGGGCAACGGTTCCCATATCAAACGGCGTGTTTTCAAATGCACCAAGTGGGCCATTCCACACGAGGCTCTTACATTCGCGCAACGCCGCACGCATCGCGTCCATCGTTTCCATCCCGATATCCAGCGCCATCGCATCATCCGGAATCTCACTTATAGGAACAATCCTGTTACGTGCATGTGCCGCAAATTCGTGCGTAATCACCACGTCACTTGGCAGTATAATGCGGCAGTTTTTAGCATCGGCTTGGCTGAGAATATCTTTCGCCGTATCGAGCAAGTCAGGTTCATAAAGTGACTTACCAACACGATACCCCTGTGCTGCAAGAAAAGTATGCGCCATCGCCCCGCCGATCATCAGGATATCCACTTTCTCAAGCAAAAACTCTAACACGCTGAGCTTTGTTGACACCTTAGCACCACCAATCACCGCACCTAAGGGGCGCTCAGGCACATCGAAGATACTGCCAAGCATTTGCAGTTCATTCGCCAGAGAGGTGCCGGCATAAGCAGGCAGATAATCTGTAATCCCAACCATCGAGGCATGTGCACGATGCGCACAGGAGAAAGCATCATTTACAAAAATATCACCATTCGCTGCAAGCGCTTGAGAAAATTCCGCATCATTGGCTTTCTCTGCCTTATGAAACCGCAGATTCTCCAAGAGGGCAATTTCGCCATTTTGCATGGCTGAAACAACTTTCTCAGATTCAATCCCAATGCAATCCGGGGCGAAAGCAATCGGCTGGCCCAAGGCTTCGCTAATAGGGTCCACCAAAATAGATAAGGATAATGCCGGATCATACGAACCATCTGGACGCCCAAAATGCGATAGAATAATTACCTTAGCCCCTCGCTTGGACAGAGACTGAATCGTTGGCAGCTGGCGTGTAATACGTGTCATATCACGCACTTCGCTCCCTTGCATCGGTACATTCACATCCATCCGCACAAGCACTCGCTTGCCTTTAACATCAATATCTTCAAATGAGGGGAGGTTTTTCATGCACTAGCCATGCACCTTCGCCATCAACGCCGTGACATCGAGCATACGGTTAGAGAACCCCCACTCGTTATCGTACCATGCGGCAATGCGGCCCATCTTATCGCCGGACAGGCGCGTGCCTGTTGCATCAAAGATAGAGCTTGCCGGATGGTGGTTAAAATCGATCGAAACCAACGGCTCATCCGTATAAGCCAGCACATCTGATGAGGCGGCTTTAACGGCAGCATTAATCGCTTCAATCGTCATTGGTTTTTCACTATTGAACGTTAAATCCACGAGGGAAACATTTGGCGTTGGCACACGCACAGCCACGCCATCTAATTTGCCTTCAAGCTCAGGAATCACCAGGCTAATCGCTTTAGCTGCCCCGGTTGAAGTCGGAATCATCGATACCGCTGCCGCACGCGCGCGGCGTAAATCTTTATGCGTCGCATCGACGATATTTTGATCGCCCGTATAAGCATGCACCGTAGTCATGAAACCATTCACAATGCCAAACTCATCATTCAACACTTTCGCCACCGGAGCTAAACAGTTTGTCGTGCATGAGCCAACGGAGACAACCGTATGTTCTGCCTTCAGTGCCTCATTATTCACCCCATAAACAATCGTTGAATGCGCATCAGGTGACGGCGCTGACACCAGCACCCCTTTGACCTTACTGCTCATATGGCGATTACATTGCTCAACCGATTTAAAAATTCCCGTGCATTCCAACACATAATCAACATCCCAACCGATATTCTCCGGCTCGCGCTCATGTGTTAATTTCACGCGCTTACCGTTAATCAATAGGTCTTCGCCATCAGCTTTGACTTCACCACGAAAGCCACCGTGAACAGAATCGTACTTTAAAAGATGCACATGCGTTTCGATCGGTGCGGGGCCATTCACTGCAACAAGTTCAATGTCATTGCGATCAGATTCCACCAATGCGCGCAGAACGCAGCGTCCAATACGCCCCAGTCCGTTAATACCAATACGAATTGTCATGTACGATTCCCCTTTAGTGTTTTATAAATATGCTTATGCTAGTTTCCAGATAAATACTCAAGGAGCTTTTTGCATGTCTTATTCACTTCCTAAACCCTCAGAACATTCTTTTGACGATGAAGGTTTCACGATGGATAGAAACTTAGCCCTTGAAGCGGTGCGTATTACCGAGGCTGCAGCCCTCGCAGCATCCAAATGGATGGGCTGCGGCGATGAGAAAGCCGCTGACAACGCTGCCGTAGAAGCGATGCGTGCAGTGCTCAACAGTTTAGACATGGATGGCACGGTCGTCATCGGTGAAGGCGAACGTGATGAAGCGCCGATGCTCTATATCGGTGAAAAAGTCGGCTCAGCTAAAGGCCCACAAGTAGATATCGCGCTTGATCCTTTGGAAGGCACCACAACCTGTGCCGTGGGTGGGTTCAATTCTATTGCTGTACTCGCTATGGCCAGCAAAGATGGCTTCCTACATGCACCTGACGTTTACATGGATAAAATCGCTGTTGGCGCAGGCTTACCAGTTGGCGTGATTGATCTTGATAAATCACCTAAAGAAAACCTAACATCGCTGGCAAAAGCCAAAAACTGTGAAATTAGCGATCTCGTGGTTTGTGTCCTTGACCGCGAACGCCATCAAAAACTTATCAGCGATATTCGCGAAGCCGGTGCGCGCATCCTCCTCATTTCCGATGGTGATGTGACTGGTATTATCGCCACCACTAAATCAGATACGAATATCGATATTTACATGGGCATTGGCGGCGCACCTGAGGGTGTACTCGCTGCAGCAGCATTGCGTTGCATTGGCGGCCAAATGCAAGCGCGCCTTCTGTTCGATAATGACGAGCAACGCACCCGCGCGAAACGCATGGGTATTGATGATCTCAACCGTAAATATAATATGGAAGATATGGCTAAAGGCGAAGTCATGTTCGCGGCGACCGGAGTAACTGACGGCCCAATGCTAAAAGGCGTTCGTCGTATGACGGGGGGTGCAGAAACCCACTCTATCATCATGCGCAGCAAAACCGGTACCGTGCGCGACATCCACGCTCACCACAACTTCAATCGTAAAACATGGGTCGATAACGAAGAGAAGTAAGTCTCTACTCTTCGTTACTCTCGAATAGCAGGATTTTAATCTTTTAAGTCTTCCCAGAACTCTTTGACTCGGCCGAAGAAATTTTCTGATTCGGGGCTGTTATCTTTGTTGCTCTTATCGCCTTTAAACTGCTTAAGCATATCTTTCTGCTTCTTGCTTAAGTTCACGGGCGTTTCGATGGCAGCATGTACATACATGTCTCCGCGTAATCCGCTAGAGCGCATTACAGACATCCCTTTATCTTTCAAACGGAATTGACGGCCAGACTGCGTGCCTGCAGGAATCGTCACTTTCACCTTGCCGCCTTCAATGGTCGGCACTTGTGCGCTTCCACCGAGAGCTGCTTCTATCATTGGTACGGGCACACGACAATGTAAGTCAGTGCCATCACGCTGGAAGATAGGATGGGGTTTGATATTGAGGAAGATATAAAGATCGCCCGATGGACCGCCGCGCATCCCCGCCTCACCTTCACCACTCAAGCGGATACGAGTCCCCTCTTCAACACCGGCAGGAATCGTCACTTTCAGTGACTTTTGCTTACGGGTACGGCCTGAACCTGCACATGGCTTACAAGGAGATTTAATGATCTTACCCAAACCTTGGCATGTATGACAGCCACGTTCGATCGTGAAGAACCCTTGTTGTGCACGTACTTTGCCGCGCCCATTACAGGTTCCGCAACTTTGAGGCTTGGTGCCTTTTTCAGCACCATTACCGGCACAGCCGCTACAGGTCACGGATGTCGTCACCTTCACTTGGCTTTGTTTGCCTTTGAATGCATCTTCAAGCGAGATACTTAAATTATGGCGCAAATCAGCACCACGAGCGGCACCGCCAGCAGCGCCACGTGCCTGACCGCCGCCAAAACCGCCACCACCTCCGCCGCCGCCGCCAAAGAGATCTTCGAAAATATCAGAGAAACTGCTGCCGCCAAAGTCAAAGCCACCAGCACCAGGCCCACCAGCACCGCCGCTCATTCCTTGCTCGAAAGCATCATGGCCATACCGATCGTAAGCGGCACGCTTTTGCTCATCTTTGAGAACTTCATAAGCGCCTGAAATTTCTTTAAATTTCTTCTCCGCTTCAGCATCACCCTGATTTTGATCTGGATGGTATTTCATGGCTAATTTACGATAAGCAGCTTTAACCTGCTTCGCATCAGCATCGCGGCTTACGCCAAGTAATTCGTAATAATCAGCCATTGAGGTCCCAAAAATGAGGGGCCATCATAGCCCCTCGTTTTATTTATCTAGTCGTCTTTTTTGTCGTCGACTTCTTCAAACTCAGCATCGAGAATTTCTTCTCCGCCATCCGCATCATCTGTCGCTGCTTCAGTCGCTTCGCCTTCAGCGCCTTCTTCTTGCTGAGACTTGTAAATCGCCTCACCCAGCTTCATAGACACTTGTTGCAATGCTTCGAGCTTTGTTTCGATAGCGGCTGCATCTTCAGATTCAAGCGCTGTCTTCAAGTCAGCAACTGATGCTTCAATCTCGCTCTTATCGTCATCCGGAAGTTTATCGCCATATTCCTCGAGATTCTTCTCAGTCATATGAACAAGGCTCTCCGCTTGGTTTCTCGCTTCAACCAGTGCTTTACGCTCTTTATCCGCTTCAGCATTGGCTTCCGCATCTTTCACCATACCTTCAATATCGTCATCTGACAGGCCACCAGATGCCTGAATACGAATTTGCTGTTCTTTGTTC is a window encoding:
- a CDS encoding phosphoglycerate kinase, producing MKNLPSFEDIDVKGKRVLVRMDVNVPMQGSEVRDMTRITRQLPTIQSLSKRGAKVIILSHFGRPDGSYDPALSLSILVDPISEALGQPIAFAPDCIGIESEKVVSAMQNGEIALLENLRFHKAEKANDAEFSQALAANGDIFVNDAFSCAHRAHASMVGITDYLPAYAGTSLANELQMLGSIFDVPERPLGAVIGGAKVSTKLSVLEFLLEKVDILMIGGAMAHTFLAAQGYRVGKSLYEPDLLDTAKDILSQADAKNCRIILPSDVVITHEFAAHARNRIVPISEIPDDAMALDIGMETMDAMRAALRECKSLVWNGPLGAFENTPFDMGTVALAREASIQTAKGELHSVAGGGDTVAALAHSGLFDAFTYLSTAGGAFLEWMEGKELPGVAALARHAQAAA
- the gap gene encoding type I glyceraldehyde-3-phosphate dehydrogenase → MTIRIGINGLGRIGRCVLRALVESDRNDIELVAVNGPAPIETHVHLLKYDSVHGGFRGEVKADGEDLLINGKRVKLTHEREPENIGWDVDYVLECTGIFKSVEQCNRHMSSKVKGVLVSAPSPDAHSTIVYGVNNEALKAEHTVVSVGSCTTNCLAPVAKVLNDEFGIVNGFMTTVHAYTGDQNIVDATHKDLRRARAAAVSMIPTSTGAAKAISLVIPELEGKLDGVAVRVPTPNVSLVDLTFNSEKPMTIEAINAAVKAASSDVLAYTDEPLVSIDFNHHPASSIFDATGTRLSGDKMGRIAAWYDNEWGFSNRMLDVTALMAKVHG
- the glpX gene encoding class II fructose-bisphosphatase, with translation MSYSLPKPSEHSFDDEGFTMDRNLALEAVRITEAAALAASKWMGCGDEKAADNAAVEAMRAVLNSLDMDGTVVIGEGERDEAPMLYIGEKVGSAKGPQVDIALDPLEGTTTCAVGGFNSIAVLAMASKDGFLHAPDVYMDKIAVGAGLPVGVIDLDKSPKENLTSLAKAKNCEISDLVVCVLDRERHQKLISDIREAGARILLISDGDVTGIIATTKSDTNIDIYMGIGGAPEGVLAAAALRCIGGQMQARLLFDNDEQRTRAKRMGIDDLNRKYNMEDMAKGEVMFAATGVTDGPMLKGVRRMTGGAETHSIIMRSKTGTVRDIHAHHNFNRKTWVDNEEK
- the dnaJ gene encoding molecular chaperone DnaJ — its product is MADYYELLGVSRDADAKQVKAAYRKLAMKYHPDQNQGDAEAEKKFKEISGAYEVLKDEQKRAAYDRYGHDAFEQGMSGGAGGPGAGGFDFGGSSFSDIFEDLFGGGGGGGGGFGGGQARGAAGGAARGADLRHNLSISLEDAFKGKQSQVKVTTSVTCSGCAGNGAEKGTKPQSCGTCNGRGKVRAQQGFFTIERGCHTCQGLGKIIKSPCKPCAGSGRTRKQKSLKVTIPAGVEEGTRIRLSGEGEAGMRGGPSGDLYIFLNIKPHPIFQRDGTDLHCRVPVPMIEAALGGSAQVPTIEGGKVKVTIPAGTQSGRQFRLKDKGMSVMRSSGLRGDMYVHAAIETPVNLSKKQKDMLKQFKGDKSNKDNSPESENFFGRVKEFWEDLKD